ACCTCGCGCAGGCACGGCAGATGCTGTCCTGGCACCTCGTCAGCCGCGACACGGGCGACCTCATGGAGGAAGAGGTGGCGGGCGCGGCCCTGGAGAGCCTGTTCGAGAATCTGTCGGATTCGGTGGTGGGACCGCTGCTGGCCTTTCAGCTGGGCGGGTTGGGGCTGGCGTACCTCTACCGCTTTGCCAACACCGCCGACGCCATGTGGGGCTACCGGACACCGGAACTGGAGTGGAACGGAAAAGTGGCCGCGCGCGCCGACGACGCGCTGAACCTTTTGCCCGCGCGGGTGAGCGCGCTGCTGATTCTGCTGGGAACCCGCGTGACCGGAGAGGACGCCGCGCGGGCCACGCGGGTCTGGCGCGCAGACGCACACCTCACCAGCTCCCCGAACGCCGGTCATCCCATGTCGGTCGCGGCGGGCGCGCTGGGCGTGCGGCTGGACAAACGCGGACACTACATCCTCAACGCGGCAGGCCGGGCACCCCAGGCGGGCGACCTCGCAGGGGGCCTGCGGCTCGCCGCGGCGGCGCTGGCGCTCGGGGCAGTGCTGCTGATCGGGGGAGGGCGTGCCTGAAGGGCCACAGCCCCGCCATCCGCAGTTGCCCCGCGCGCCGCACGGCGGGCCCGGCACCGCTCCCTTTGCCGGGATCGACTTCAGCGTCAACACCAATCCTCTGGGGCCCAACCCGGTCTTGCTCGCGGCGGCGCGGGCGGCGGACCTCGGCGCCTACCCCGATCCTGGCATGCGCGCCGAGCAGGAAGTGCTGGCCGCCTGGCACGGGGTGTCCCCTGCAGAGGTGGTCCCCGCCACGGGCGCGTCCGAACTGCTGCACCGGCTCGCGCGCGCGTACCTGGGCGGCCATGACCGGGTGCTGTCGGTGCTTGCCCCCTTCGGGGAGTTCGCCCGCGCCGCCGCGCTGCAGGGGGCCGCGCTGTCGGTCGTGGAGCCCGAAGGGGCGCGCGAGGCCGTCCACGCGGAGTCACCCACCCTGGTCTACCTGTGCCGGCCGCACAATCCGCTGGGTGTCAGCTTGGTCGCCGAGAACGCGACAGCCCTTGCAGACACCTGCCGGGAGATGGGGGCCCTGCTGATTCTCGACGAGGCCTACGTCGGCCTCGCGCCCGCTCTGGAACCCGTGCCCCCTCACCCGGCCTTGGTGCGCCTGCACTCGCCCGGCAAGCTGCACGGCCTGGTGGGGGTGCGTCCCGCCTACGCCCTGGCCGCTCCCGAGGTCGCGGCGGTCCTGGTGAACCTCGCGCCCGCCTGGAGCGTCGGGGCGCCGACCCTGGCGCTGCTGCGCGCGCTGCCCGCTGCCCAGGAATTCGTGCATGAAAGCCTGCCGCGCTGGCAGGACGCGGCCCGCGCCCTCAAGGCGGAGCTGCGCGCACTCGCCCCTGTCCACGACGAAGCGCTACCCTATTTCACGATGAGTGTCGGCGATGCACGCGGCGTGACGGCGCAGCTCCTCACGCGCGGCGTGAAGGTGCGCGACTGCACGAGTTACGGCTTTCCCGGGCGGGTGCGGATCTCGGCCCGCCTACCCCACGAGAACGCCCGCCTCGTTCAGGCAGTTTCGGAGGTATTGGGTGGGTAGGGCCCTGATGGTGCAGGGCTGCACGTCGAGTGCGGGAAAGTCCTACCTGGTAAGCGCCCTGTGCCGCGCCTTTGCCAACGAGGGGGTGCGGGTGGCGCCCTTCAAGGGGCAGAACATGAGCAACAACGCCGGCATCACCCGCGAGGGCGGCGAGATCGGGCGGGCGCAGATCGTGCAGGCCCGCGCGGCGCGCGTGGAGCCGCAGGCCCGCATGAACCCGGTGCTGCTCAAACCGGAAGCCGATTCCCGCTCGCAGGTGGTGGTGCTC
The Deinococcus peraridilitoris DSM 19664 genome window above contains:
- a CDS encoding aminotransferase class I/II-fold pyridoxal phosphate-dependent enzyme, producing MPEGPQPRHPQLPRAPHGGPGTAPFAGIDFSVNTNPLGPNPVLLAAARAADLGAYPDPGMRAEQEVLAAWHGVSPAEVVPATGASELLHRLARAYLGGHDRVLSVLAPFGEFARAAALQGAALSVVEPEGAREAVHAESPTLVYLCRPHNPLGVSLVAENATALADTCREMGALLILDEAYVGLAPALEPVPPHPALVRLHSPGKLHGLVGVRPAYALAAPEVAAVLVNLAPAWSVGAPTLALLRALPAAQEFVHESLPRWQDAARALKAELRALAPVHDEALPYFTMSVGDARGVTAQLLTRGVKVRDCTSYGFPGRVRISARLPHENARLVQAVSEVLGG
- the cbiB gene encoding adenosylcobinamide-phosphate synthase CbiB translates to MSVPLAVLLDLTLGEPPAKVHPVVLMGNYLQFARRRWQARGARGQLLQGAAWWALGAAGSYAFGRGAQGAVKALPRPLRDLALAALLKPTFSARGLFRAVGEVERPLRAGDLAQARQMLSWHLVSRDTGDLMEEEVAGAALESLFENLSDSVVGPLLAFQLGGLGLAYLYRFANTADAMWGYRTPELEWNGKVAARADDALNLLPARVSALLILLGTRVTGEDAARATRVWRADAHLTSSPNAGHPMSVAAGALGVRLDKRGHYILNAAGRAPQAGDLAGGLRLAAAALALGAVLLIGGGRA